In a single window of the Candidatus Eisenbacteria bacterium genome:
- the sucC gene encoding ADP-forming succinate--CoA ligase subunit beta, which translates to MKIHEYQAQEIFRTHGIPVPGGRVAASPAEARAIAEEVGVPVMIKAQVHVGGRGKAGGIRRADSIEDAERVAGEILGMEIKGLTVRKVFVTRAVRIASEAYVGVLLDREKKRLTFLVSRAGGVDIEETARTDPDKIARLTVDPTVGLRSYHARTLASALYDDPAKIKAAAAVIRNLYAAFHAVDASLAEINPLITTEEGEVLALDAKINIDDSALFRRKEIEALRDPEADPPAEIAAREAGLSYVALEGTIGCLVNGAGLAMATMDVIQHYGGEPANFLDIGGSSNPGKVEAALRILTADDKVKAILFNIFGGITRCDDVALGLKSAFEKRPVNVPVVIRLTGTNEDRAKEILREAGYDTLTSMDEAVRAVVAAAKGGEGR; encoded by the coding sequence ATGAAGATTCACGAGTATCAGGCGCAGGAAATCTTTCGAACCCACGGGATCCCCGTGCCGGGGGGGCGGGTCGCCGCCTCCCCGGCCGAAGCCCGGGCGATCGCCGAAGAGGTGGGCGTCCCGGTGATGATCAAGGCGCAGGTGCACGTGGGCGGCCGCGGCAAGGCGGGGGGCATTCGGCGCGCCGACTCCATCGAGGACGCGGAGCGCGTCGCCGGCGAGATCCTCGGAATGGAGATCAAGGGGCTCACGGTCCGGAAGGTGTTCGTCACCCGCGCGGTGAGGATCGCCTCCGAGGCGTACGTGGGCGTTCTCCTGGACCGGGAGAAGAAGCGGCTCACTTTCCTGGTGAGCCGGGCCGGCGGCGTCGACATCGAGGAGACCGCGCGGACCGACCCGGACAAAATCGCGCGGCTCACGGTGGACCCCACGGTGGGGCTCCGGAGCTATCACGCGAGGACCCTCGCGTCGGCGCTCTACGACGACCCGGCGAAAATCAAAGCGGCGGCGGCGGTGATTCGCAACCTCTACGCCGCCTTCCACGCCGTGGACGCGTCCCTCGCCGAGATCAATCCCCTCATCACCACCGAGGAGGGGGAGGTTCTCGCGCTGGACGCCAAGATCAACATCGACGACAGCGCGCTCTTCCGCCGGAAGGAGATCGAGGCGCTCCGGGATCCCGAGGCGGACCCGCCCGCCGAGATCGCCGCCCGCGAGGCGGGCCTCTCCTACGTGGCGTTGGAGGGGACGATCGGCTGTTTGGTGAACGGCGCGGGTCTCGCCATGGCGACCATGGACGTGATCCAGCACTACGGCGGCGAGCCGGCCAACTTCCTCGATATCGGCGGCAGCTCGAACCCCGGGAAGGTCGAGGCCGCGCTCCGCATCCTCACCGCCGACGACAAGGTGAAGGCGATCCTCTTCAATATTTTCGGCGGGATCACGCGGTGCGACGACGTGGCGCTCGGACTGAAAAGCGCCTTCGAGAAGCGGCCCGTGAACGTGCCGGTGGTGATCCGCCTGACCGGAACCAACGAGGATCGGGCGAAGGAGATCCTCCGGGAGGCGGGGTACGACACCCTCACCTCCATGGACGAAGCGGTGCGGGCGGTGGTGGCGGCCGCGAAGGGGGGGGAGGGACGATGA
- a CDS encoding glycosyltransferase — MEERERRILLVSYYFPPLGGVGAFRAVKLAGWLPRFGWRPSVLTVRAGAYYCIDPTLERQIPPETAVVHAESLDPFRLFGRLRRPAASSAPPRAAAAAREPLFGRLARRLKAVNPWLSLPDNKAGWYPFAVREGKRFVRRESIDLIYTINVPHTSHLIGRAIHRATGVPWVADFRDSWSDNYDLLPPTAFHRAWNRRMEASVLDEANGVTAVNDRIRELLLRGRPERADRFVVVHNGYDPEDFAPGPPPPRSGADRFTMVFVGTFHRRTDPGLLLEPYRDCLRSGRIPAGASRIVIVGAQTGRTAETVRRLGLEGEVELTGFLPHRESVARMAAADLLLQVIADGPGADQIVSGKLYEYMAAGRPVLGIGPEGEARAMVRRLRLGSWADVNRPDHVAAAIAGAYEAHRSGGVPYDPDREGIEEMSFPRQTGKLDRFLRSILDS, encoded by the coding sequence ATGGAGGAGCGGGAGCGACGCATTCTTCTCGTGTCCTACTATTTCCCCCCGCTCGGCGGCGTGGGCGCCTTCCGGGCGGTCAAGCTCGCCGGTTGGCTCCCCCGATTCGGATGGCGGCCGTCGGTCCTCACCGTGCGCGCCGGCGCCTACTATTGCATCGATCCCACCTTGGAGCGGCAGATCCCGCCGGAGACGGCGGTGGTCCACGCCGAGAGCCTCGACCCCTTCCGTCTTTTCGGGAGGCTCCGCCGTCCCGCCGCTTCCTCCGCGCCGCCGCGCGCCGCCGCCGCCGCGAGGGAGCCGCTCTTCGGAAGGCTCGCGCGGCGGCTGAAGGCGGTCAATCCGTGGCTCTCCCTGCCGGACAACAAGGCGGGCTGGTACCCCTTCGCCGTGCGGGAGGGGAAACGGTTCGTCCGCCGCGAATCGATCGACCTGATCTACACGATCAACGTTCCCCACACCTCCCACCTCATCGGGCGGGCGATCCACCGCGCCACCGGCGTCCCCTGGGTGGCGGACTTCCGCGATTCCTGGAGCGATAATTACGACCTTCTCCCGCCGACCGCCTTCCACCGCGCCTGGAACCGGCGAATGGAGGCGTCCGTCTTGGATGAGGCGAACGGCGTGACGGCGGTGAACGACCGCATACGGGAGCTTCTTCTCCGGGGCCGCCCGGAGAGGGCGGACCGCTTCGTCGTCGTCCATAACGGCTACGACCCGGAGGATTTCGCCCCCGGGCCGCCGCCGCCGCGTTCGGGCGCGGACAGGTTCACGATGGTTTTTGTGGGAACCTTTCACCGAAGAACCGATCCCGGGCTTCTGCTCGAGCCCTACCGGGATTGTCTCAGGAGCGGGCGGATCCCCGCCGGCGCGTCCCGGATCGTGATCGTCGGCGCGCAAACCGGGAGAACCGCCGAAACGGTGCGTCGTCTCGGACTCGAGGGGGAGGTCGAGCTGACCGGTTTCCTCCCTCACCGGGAGAGCGTCGCCCGCATGGCGGCGGCGGACCTGCTTCTCCAGGTGATCGCCGACGGACCCGGCGCGGACCAGATCGTCTCCGGAAAACTTTATGAGTATATGGCCGCCGGCCGTCCCGTGCTCGGCATCGGTCCGGAGGGAGAGGCGCGCGCGATGGTCCGCCGCCTCCGCCTCGGTTCGTGGGCGGATGTGAATCGGCCGGACCATGTGGCGGCCGCCATCGCCGGCGCCTACGAGGCGCACCGGAGCGGCGGCGTTCCCTACGATCCGGATCGCGAGGGGATCGAAGAGATGAGCTTCCCCCGCCAGACCGGGAAGCTGGACCGCTTCCTCCGTTCCATTCTCGACTCCTGA
- the ndk gene encoding nucleoside-diphosphate kinase, with amino-acid sequence MSDRTLLMVKPDATERNLAGEILRRVTEAGFRLVAVRSLRLRREEAEAFYAVHRGKPFYEGLVQYIVSGDVMPAVLEKENAVAALREFIGPTDPSAAEDGTIRADFGLDVRRNAVHASDAPETAAREIGFFFAARELV; translated from the coding sequence TTGAGCGACCGAACCCTTCTCATGGTGAAACCGGACGCGACGGAGAGAAACCTGGCCGGAGAGATCCTCCGGCGCGTCACCGAAGCGGGTTTTCGGCTCGTGGCGGTCCGTTCGCTCCGTCTCCGACGCGAGGAGGCGGAGGCGTTCTACGCGGTCCATCGAGGGAAGCCGTTCTACGAGGGGCTCGTTCAATACATCGTCTCCGGCGACGTGATGCCGGCGGTGTTGGAGAAGGAGAACGCCGTCGCGGCGCTCCGCGAGTTCATCGGCCCCACCGACCCGTCCGCCGCCGAGGACGGAACGATCCGCGCCGACTTCGGTCTCGACGTGCGCCGGAACGCGGTGCACGCCTCGGACGCGCCGGAGACGGCGGCCAGGGAGATCGGCTTCTTTTTCGCCGCCCGGGAGTTGGTCTGA
- the sucD gene encoding succinate--CoA ligase subunit alpha — translation MSILIDEKTRLVVQGITGRDGSFHTRQMIDYGTRVVAGVTPGKGGTESDGVPVFDSVRGAVEKTGANVSVIFVPPAFATDALYEAIESGVALVVCITEGVPALDMIGVYDAARRSGVRLIGPNCPGLISPGKAKVGILPGSIHKKGTVGVVSRSGTLTYEIVANLTAHDVGQSTCIGIGGDPVVGSNYMDLLPLFNEDPGTEGIVLIGEIGGTEEERAAEYIASEVKKPVAAFIAGRTAPPGKRMGHAGAIISGGTGTAEEKTAALEKAGIPVARVPSEIGGLMAEALKGGGR, via the coding sequence ATGAGCATCCTGATCGATGAGAAAACCCGGCTGGTGGTTCAGGGGATCACCGGGCGGGACGGTTCGTTCCACACCCGGCAGATGATCGACTACGGCACCCGCGTCGTCGCCGGCGTCACCCCCGGCAAAGGGGGAACGGAGTCGGACGGCGTCCCGGTCTTCGACTCTGTGCGCGGAGCGGTGGAAAAAACCGGCGCGAACGTGTCGGTCATTTTCGTCCCCCCGGCCTTCGCCACGGATGCGCTCTACGAGGCGATCGAGAGCGGCGTCGCCCTGGTGGTCTGCATCACCGAGGGGGTGCCGGCGCTCGACATGATCGGCGTTTACGACGCGGCGCGGCGGAGCGGCGTCCGCCTGATCGGACCGAACTGCCCCGGCCTCATCTCGCCCGGCAAGGCGAAGGTGGGGATCCTCCCCGGCTCGATCCATAAAAAGGGGACGGTGGGGGTGGTCTCCCGGAGCGGCACGCTGACCTACGAGATCGTGGCGAACCTGACCGCCCACGATGTCGGCCAGTCCACCTGCATCGGCATCGGCGGCGACCCGGTCGTGGGCTCCAACTACATGGACCTGCTCCCCCTCTTCAACGAGGACCCCGGGACGGAGGGGATCGTGCTGATCGGCGAGATCGGCGGGACCGAGGAGGAGCGGGCGGCGGAGTACATCGCTTCGGAGGTGAAGAAACCGGTGGCGGCCTTCATCGCCGGGCGGACCGCACCGCCGGGGAAGCGGATGGGGCACGCGGGGGCGATCATCAGCGGCGGCACCGGTACGGCGGAGGAGAAGACCGCCGCGCTGGAGAAGGCGGGAATTCCGGTGGCGCGCGTCCCCTCCGAGATCGGCGGGCTGATGGCGGAGGCGCTGAAAGGGGGCGGGCGTTGA
- the rfaE2 gene encoding D-glycero-beta-D-manno-heptose 1-phosphate adenylyltransferase, which yields MGEEELLREREELRCRGEKVVFTNGCFDVLHAGHLDVLRSARAEGDFLVVGLNGDDSVRRLKGEGRPLVGQEERAELLAALEPVDRVVLFHEETPARIIEKLLPDVLVKGGDYGPDTIVGAETVRHSGGRVVIVPLREGLSTRGLIALILERYGD from the coding sequence ATCGGCGAAGAGGAACTGCTCCGGGAGCGGGAAGAGCTCCGGTGCCGCGGCGAGAAGGTCGTCTTCACCAACGGCTGCTTCGACGTTCTCCACGCGGGGCATCTGGATGTGCTCCGGAGCGCCCGCGCCGAGGGGGACTTCCTGGTGGTCGGCCTGAACGGCGATGATTCGGTCCGCCGCCTGAAAGGGGAGGGGAGGCCGCTCGTCGGTCAGGAAGAGCGCGCGGAGCTTCTCGCCGCCCTGGAACCGGTCGATCGCGTGGTCCTTTTCCACGAGGAGACTCCCGCCCGGATCATCGAAAAACTGCTCCCCGACGTGCTCGTGAAAGGGGGCGATTACGGCCCCGATACGATCGTCGGCGCCGAGACGGTCCGCCACTCGGGCGGGCGCGTGGTGATCGTCCCCCTCCGGGAAGGGCTCTCCACTCGCGGCCTCATCGCTCTCATCCTGGAGCGCTACGGAGATTGA
- a CDS encoding carbohydrate kinase family protein has product MSACVAMIGTVNRDRIITHGGAVREGLGGILYNVLSLAPYLSAKDLVLPIARLGAEDRERAVQLFRPYPWIDPSGLLADPAGTNETVLRYRTPDEREETLVEKIAPLGWEEIRPAAACDLVLVNLIWGKEITPALLRRLAGAGRARIVLDVQSLTLTFRAGPDRGYRNIPEWKEWAAPAHTVKGNEEEIRWLIGEGDSPFGGDIEEALHRLLDAGPRVAIATRGTRGFTIAWDGEGARRTASLPAIPVPPEECDDTTGCGDTFSSGYLLGMILGEKPLRAALLGSSLAALSCRTRGLRALARLGDPAALRAEAYRDFEG; this is encoded by the coding sequence TTGAGCGCGTGCGTGGCGATGATCGGCACCGTGAACCGGGACAGGATCATCACCCACGGCGGCGCGGTCCGTGAGGGACTCGGCGGCATCCTCTACAATGTCCTCTCCCTCGCCCCCTACCTCTCGGCGAAGGACCTCGTCCTTCCCATCGCCCGCCTCGGCGCGGAAGACCGGGAACGAGCGGTGCAGCTTTTCCGCCCCTACCCCTGGATCGATCCGTCGGGGCTTCTCGCCGATCCCGCCGGCACCAACGAGACGGTTCTCCGATACAGGACGCCGGACGAGAGGGAAGAGACGCTCGTCGAGAAGATCGCGCCCCTCGGTTGGGAGGAGATCCGCCCCGCCGCGGCGTGCGACCTCGTTTTGGTGAATTTGATCTGGGGGAAGGAGATCACGCCGGCGCTTCTCCGGCGCCTCGCCGGGGCGGGACGCGCGCGGATCGTTTTAGATGTGCAGAGTTTGACGCTCACCTTTCGGGCCGGGCCGGACCGCGGCTACAGGAACATTCCGGAGTGGAAGGAGTGGGCGGCTCCGGCGCACACCGTGAAGGGGAACGAGGAGGAGATCCGCTGGCTGATCGGCGAGGGGGACTCCCCTTTCGGCGGCGACATCGAGGAGGCGCTCCACCGGTTGCTCGACGCGGGGCCGCGGGTGGCGATCGCCACGAGGGGGACGCGCGGATTCACCATCGCTTGGGATGGGGAAGGGGCGCGGCGAACGGCGTCCTTGCCGGCGATTCCCGTGCCGCCCGAGGAGTGCGACGACACCACAGGTTGCGGCGACACATTCTCCTCCGGTTATCTCCTCGGGATGATCCTCGGCGAGAAACCGCTCCGCGCGGCGCTCCTCGGCTCCTCCCTCGCCGCCCTCTCCTGCCGCACCCGTGGTCTCCGCGCCCTCGCCCGCCTCGGCGACCCCGCCGCCCTCCGCGCCGAGGCGTACCGCGACTTCGAGGGATAG
- a CDS encoding lysophospholipid acyltransferase family protein yields MKDAEGPIPIRHRIEETALRLIVLPLGPLGWRGAGAIGAALGAFAWRFVRIRRRVARENLARAFPDLPAREIERIGLAAYRNLGRTFFEFARFGSATQEEVRRIVRFERTDLLDDALAEGRGAILSTGHFGNFDLFGAAVAAAGYPIDVLVQRQSNRAVDERVSRWRARMGARVIVRGPGSRALLRSLRQNRFVAIVADQDARESGVFVDFLGTPASTPRGPAVLAHRTGAPILFGTLKRLPGGTHLARFEGPIRADRERGEEEEVRRITALLAEKLGDAIRDAPEQYFWPHRRWKTPPPQEEEDGGEGN; encoded by the coding sequence ATGAAAGATGCGGAGGGGCCCATTCCGATTCGCCATCGGATCGAGGAGACCGCTCTCCGGCTGATCGTCCTCCCCCTCGGACCGCTCGGTTGGCGCGGCGCGGGGGCGATCGGCGCTGCGCTCGGCGCCTTCGCCTGGCGCTTCGTCCGGATCCGGCGGCGCGTCGCCCGGGAGAACCTCGCCCGCGCCTTCCCGGATCTGCCGGCGCGGGAGATCGAACGAATCGGTCTCGCCGCTTACCGAAACCTGGGGAGAACCTTCTTCGAGTTCGCCCGCTTCGGGTCGGCGACGCAGGAGGAGGTGCGGCGCATCGTCCGTTTCGAGAGGACCGATCTTTTGGACGACGCGCTTGCGGAGGGAAGGGGGGCGATCCTCTCCACGGGGCACTTCGGCAATTTCGACCTTTTCGGCGCGGCGGTCGCGGCGGCCGGCTATCCCATCGACGTGCTGGTGCAGCGCCAGAGCAATCGGGCCGTGGACGAACGGGTGAGCCGCTGGCGCGCGAGGATGGGCGCCCGCGTGATCGTGCGGGGCCCGGGATCGCGAGCCCTTCTGCGCTCTTTACGTCAAAACCGATTCGTGGCGATCGTGGCGGATCAGGACGCCCGGGAGTCGGGGGTCTTCGTCGACTTTCTGGGAACGCCCGCCTCGACGCCGAGGGGACCGGCGGTTCTCGCGCACAGGACCGGCGCGCCGATCCTTTTCGGCACGCTGAAACGGCTCCCCGGCGGGACGCACCTCGCGCGCTTCGAGGGCCCGATCCGCGCCGACCGGGAGCGCGGGGAGGAGGAGGAGGTCCGGCGGATCACCGCGCTCCTGGCGGAGAAGCTGGGGGACGCGATCCGGGATGCTCCGGAACAGTACTTCTGGCCGCACCGCCGCTGGAAGACGCCTCCGCCGCAGGAGGAAGAGGACGGGGGGGAGGGAAATTGA
- the rfaE1 gene encoding D-glycero-beta-D-manno-heptose-7-phosphate kinase: MTEAIRNVERIRERIRRFQGKRFLVVGDVMLDRYVYGDVSRISPEAPVPVVRVLRQEERLGGAANVANNLLALGAEATICGVTGDDEDGEVLRWAFSENGLDPSALVTAAGRPTTRKTRIIGNHQQVVRIDTETDEPVEDAAGEGVAAAIRERIDGVDGVILSDYGKGVVTEKIIRLVVGLSGARGNIFVDPKVKHFSNYRGVSLVTPNASEAGMAAGEKIVDEASLLRVGKRLLNMLPGTSLLITRGEKGMSLFEPAGRITHIPTVARAVYDVTGAGDTVISVFAVAVAAGADKREAAIIANHAAGEVIMQPGAAVITAERLLELFEEEE; encoded by the coding sequence ATGACCGAAGCGATCCGGAACGTGGAGAGGATCCGGGAGAGGATCCGCCGTTTCCAAGGAAAACGCTTTCTGGTGGTCGGCGACGTGATGCTCGACCGCTACGTCTACGGCGACGTCTCCCGCATCTCCCCCGAGGCGCCGGTTCCGGTGGTGCGGGTCCTCCGCCAGGAGGAGCGGCTCGGCGGCGCGGCGAACGTGGCGAACAACCTCCTCGCCCTCGGCGCCGAGGCGACCATCTGCGGCGTCACGGGCGACGACGAGGACGGCGAGGTGCTTCGCTGGGCTTTCAGCGAAAACGGCCTCGACCCGTCGGCGCTCGTCACGGCGGCGGGACGCCCCACCACGCGCAAGACGCGCATCATCGGCAACCACCAGCAGGTGGTCCGGATCGACACCGAGACGGACGAGCCGGTGGAGGACGCCGCCGGCGAGGGGGTCGCCGCCGCGATTCGCGAGAGGATCGACGGTGTGGACGGCGTGATCCTCTCCGACTACGGCAAGGGGGTGGTGACGGAGAAGATCATCCGTCTCGTCGTCGGCCTCTCCGGCGCGCGCGGGAACATCTTCGTCGACCCCAAGGTGAAGCACTTCTCCAACTATCGGGGCGTCTCACTCGTCACGCCGAACGCGTCGGAGGCGGGGATGGCGGCGGGGGAGAAGATCGTCGACGAGGCGAGCCTCCTTCGAGTGGGAAAGCGTCTCTTGAACATGCTCCCCGGGACGTCGCTCCTCATTACCCGCGGCGAAAAGGGAATGAGCCTCTTCGAACCGGCGGGGCGGATCACCCACATCCCCACGGTGGCGCGCGCGGTCTACGACGTGACCGGCGCCGGCGACACGGTGATCTCCGTCTTCGCCGTGGCCGTCGCGGCCGGCGCGGACAAAAGGGAGGCGGCGATCATCGCCAACCACGCCGCCGGCGAGGTGATCATGCAGCCCGGCGCGGCGGTGATCACCGCGGAGCGTCTTCTGGAGTTGTTCGAGGAGGAGGAGTGA
- a CDS encoding PHP domain-containing protein translates to MPVFHRGARRRLIPRALLLLALILWGINLGVVAGDRPRRPAAGGPLGPEREWVGAVHVHTRHSDGGGTVDEVARAAAAAGLDFVLVSDHNTLDGMEEAGYRHGVLVVVATEQSLPEGHLVVAGVKEALRDPAERTAAAARAAGGFSWIAHPFGRPSWKGPVPEAVSGIEIVNADSEWRDESPLKLLSSLVALPVFPQAPWNRLVDRPDKNLALFDSLSLERPAFFVGAVDAHARIRLDKKGRFAIPFPSYETLFRGIRTHALLTAVPQGDGPGDTRLLLYAILNGRSFVGYDGFGESRGFRFAARRGDYAVGPGERLVASNHARLEVELPLPGRARIRIYKNGALWKEGEGPGMDVEAGPGIYRVEVDQLRRSARPWILTNPIRIESPVAAG, encoded by the coding sequence ATGCCCGTTTTCCATCGCGGTGCGCGCCGCCGCCTCATTCCGCGGGCGCTCCTTCTCCTCGCGCTGATCCTCTGGGGGATCAACCTCGGCGTCGTGGCCGGCGACCGGCCCAGGCGCCCTGCCGCGGGCGGCCCGCTCGGCCCGGAACGGGAGTGGGTGGGGGCGGTGCACGTGCACACCCGTCACTCCGACGGCGGAGGGACGGTGGACGAAGTGGCCCGCGCCGCCGCCGCCGCGGGGCTCGACTTCGTTCTCGTCAGCGACCACAACACGCTCGACGGGATGGAGGAGGCGGGCTACCGCCACGGCGTGCTCGTGGTGGTCGCCACGGAGCAGTCCCTTCCGGAGGGACATCTTGTTGTGGCCGGCGTGAAGGAGGCGCTTCGCGACCCGGCGGAGAGAACCGCCGCCGCCGCGCGCGCCGCCGGCGGTTTCAGCTGGATCGCGCATCCCTTCGGAAGACCCTCCTGGAAGGGGCCGGTCCCGGAAGCGGTTTCCGGCATCGAGATCGTGAACGCCGACTCGGAGTGGCGGGACGAGTCCCCGCTCAAGCTCCTCTCCTCGCTCGTCGCGCTTCCCGTTTTTCCCCAAGCCCCCTGGAACCGTCTCGTGGATCGGCCCGACAAGAACCTCGCCCTCTTCGACAGCCTCTCCCTGGAGCGGCCGGCCTTCTTCGTCGGCGCCGTGGACGCCCACGCCCGCATCCGTCTGGACAAGAAAGGGCGTTTCGCGATCCCCTTCCCTTCCTACGAGACCCTCTTCCGGGGGATTCGCACCCACGCCCTCCTGACCGCCGTCCCCCAGGGGGACGGTCCGGGAGACACGCGGCTGCTTCTGTACGCGATCCTTAATGGACGAAGCTTCGTCGGCTACGACGGGTTCGGCGAAAGCAGGGGCTTCCGTTTCGCCGCCCGCCGCGGCGACTACGCCGTCGGCCCGGGGGAGCGTCTCGTCGCCTCGAACCACGCCCGCCTCGAAGTGGAACTCCCCCTTCCCGGGCGCGCGCGGATCCGGATCTACAAGAACGGCGCGCTCTGGAAAGAGGGGGAGGGACCGGGAATGGACGTCGAGGCTGGTCCGGGGATCTACCGCGTCGAGGTGGACCAACTCCGCCGCTCCGCCCGCCCCTGGATCCTCACCAACCCGATCCGCATCGAGTCTCCCGTCGCCGCCGGCTGA
- a CDS encoding DUF3467 domain-containing protein, with translation MESQGPQQQKQQLNVELGDKEAEGIYSNFVLLSHGPSEVILDFARMLPGLRKAKVFSRIVMTPPNAKMLLETLERNIKSYEEKHGKIKTQGKDDANKLGF, from the coding sequence ATGGAATCGCAAGGACCGCAGCAGCAAAAGCAGCAGTTGAACGTCGAGCTGGGCGATAAAGAGGCGGAGGGGATCTACTCCAACTTCGTCCTCCTCTCCCACGGGCCGTCGGAAGTGATCCTCGACTTCGCCCGCATGCTCCCCGGCCTCCGAAAGGCGAAGGTCTTTTCCCGCATCGTCATGACCCCACCCAACGCCAAGATGCTCCTCGAAACCCTCGAACGGAACATCAAGTCCTACGAGGAGAAGCACGGCAAGATCAAGACCCAGGGGAAAGACGACGCGAACAAGCTGGGATTCTAG
- a CDS encoding M6 family metalloprotease domain-containing protein, with protein sequence MTTRKRRGAPFAAPARACFAALIPILLAASPAGSSGDPAIPRPIPVSCLYLHEAVMEADPSAGKRAGRAEVGAAGFAPALAERPVEEAPDSLATLVILLDWEDQQAFRNVHTPASYRKTFFQTTANGDETMADYYAEVSGGRFAPRGDVTVWLRSSRSYHYYVNGDLTPGTADDHGFDTNAEAFDAEPYPTNVWGIVREAVELADAAGVDFSLFDNDGPDGIPSSGDDDGIVDALVVIHAGTGAEGSFDPLLGADAIWSHKSDMSDPYLLSRIGATEADGVWIGPYNLDPEIGQIGVYAHEYGHILGLPDLYRTYSGSSGTVQESSVGYYCLMDAGSLLPANASGGEPRGSTPAHICPFFKVWLGWIEEDGYDRGGPAEVESIRLDAIARGGSLIRLLANPNGTEWKIPGAEGEYFLLENRSAVGFDRNLPGGGLLVWHVDERRSGNDPDDYRQRLVNVVEADGGYTGEIGTENLGEEEDFWPVGGGRDWTPETDPNTALYGGAYSGVSVTDIVKSGTVVTFDIEPPTIQSGEPIVYPNPFRPGETGTVTVAFRGGGSSPDPSTVRVRIFDILGSRVRVLDPSEGEIVIETDGTLYAEWDGRNDSGEEAASGLYLYVLHAGGETRTGKIAVIR encoded by the coding sequence ATGACGACAAGGAAAAGACGAGGCGCCCCATTCGCCGCCCCCGCGCGGGCCTGCTTCGCCGCGCTCATTCCCATCCTTCTCGCCGCCTCCCCCGCGGGCTCTTCCGGGGATCCGGCAATTCCTCGCCCCATTCCGGTCTCCTGTCTCTACCTGCACGAAGCGGTGATGGAGGCGGATCCTTCGGCGGGGAAGCGGGCGGGACGGGCGGAGGTCGGCGCGGCCGGTTTCGCACCCGCCCTCGCCGAGAGGCCGGTGGAAGAGGCGCCCGACTCACTCGCCACGCTGGTGATTCTCCTGGACTGGGAGGACCAGCAGGCTTTCCGGAACGTGCACACCCCCGCCTCCTATCGAAAGACCTTCTTCCAAACCACGGCGAACGGCGACGAAACGATGGCCGATTACTACGCGGAAGTCTCGGGCGGACGGTTCGCGCCGCGCGGCGACGTGACGGTGTGGCTCCGTTCTTCGCGCTCGTACCATTACTACGTGAACGGCGACTTGACTCCGGGAACCGCGGACGACCACGGCTTCGACACGAACGCCGAGGCTTTCGACGCCGAGCCCTACCCGACCAACGTCTGGGGGATCGTGCGGGAGGCGGTGGAGCTGGCGGACGCGGCGGGCGTGGACTTCTCCCTCTTCGACAACGACGGCCCGGACGGGATTCCTTCTTCGGGGGACGACGACGGCATCGTGGACGCCCTCGTGGTGATCCACGCCGGCACGGGCGCAGAGGGATCGTTCGACCCGCTCCTCGGCGCGGACGCGATCTGGTCGCACAAATCGGACATGAGCGATCCCTATCTCCTCTCACGGATCGGCGCCACCGAGGCGGACGGAGTCTGGATCGGCCCCTACAACCTGGATCCGGAGATCGGGCAGATCGGCGTCTACGCCCACGAGTACGGCCACATCCTCGGGCTCCCCGACCTCTACCGGACCTATTCGGGATCGAGCGGCACGGTGCAGGAGTCGAGCGTCGGCTACTACTGCCTGATGGACGCCGGCTCCCTCCTCCCGGCGAACGCATCCGGCGGCGAGCCGCGCGGCTCCACGCCCGCCCACATCTGCCCCTTCTTCAAGGTATGGCTCGGCTGGATCGAAGAGGATGGTTACGACCGGGGCGGGCCGGCGGAGGTCGAGTCGATCCGCTTGGATGCGATCGCGCGCGGCGGCTCGCTCATCCGCCTTCTCGCCAACCCGAACGGGACGGAGTGGAAGATCCCGGGCGCCGAGGGGGAGTACTTCCTCCTCGAGAACCGAAGCGCCGTCGGCTTCGACAGGAATCTTCCCGGCGGCGGACTTCTCGTCTGGCACGTGGACGAGAGGCGGAGCGGCAACGACCCCGACGATTACCGGCAGCGGCTGGTGAACGTGGTGGAGGCGGACGGCGGGTACACCGGCGAGATCGGCACGGAGAACCTGGGCGAGGAGGAGGACTTCTGGCCTGTCGGCGGCGGGCGGGATTGGACGCCGGAGACGGACCCGAACACGGCGCTCTACGGCGGCGCCTACAGCGGTGTGTCGGTCACGGACATCGTGAAGAGCGGCACGGTGGTCACCTTCGATATCGAACCGCCGACGATTCAATCCGGCGAGCCGATCGTCTATCCCAACCCCTTCCGTCCCGGCGAGACGGGGACGGTGACGGTCGCCTTCCGCGGCGGCGGTTCCTCCCCCGATCCCTCGACGGTCCGGGTTAGAATATTCGACATCCTCGGATCGCGCGTCCGCGTCCTCGATCCGTCCGAGGGGGAGATCGTCATCGAGACGGACGGCACGCTTTACGCAGAATGGGACGGGAGGAACGACTCCGGCGAGGAAGCGGCATCCGGGCTTTATCTTTACGTGCTCCACGCCGGCGGCGAGACGCGCACCGGCAAGATCGCCGTCATCCGATAG